A section of the Methanocellales archaeon genome encodes:
- a CDS encoding putative RNA uridine N3 methyltransferase codes for MTAMQCYLSILIPSSLTSESRDPRIKIYKVGQIARSASIFRVGKIIIYKDPEYDDSKFIDLVLRYAETPQYMRKQLFPLSEELRYVGVIPPLRTPHHPLLTPKTGEFREGIVTKVGPGENAWVDIGIKSPVPLSTDKILQKGERVTVKIFSRRPLQVKLADKDQIPLYWGYQTHISGTLGETLKAQSKVIATSKCGEVVDVKMLSKLREAMKGEISIAFGSPNRGLDTILEEEGLLLSDLADHIINTIPNQGTDTVRTEEAILATLAILNIIRR; via the coding sequence ATGACAGCAATGCAGTGCTATCTGTCAATACTGATACCCTCCTCTCTGACATCTGAGAGTAGGGATCCACGAATCAAGATATACAAGGTAGGACAAATCGCAAGATCGGCCTCGATATTCCGGGTGGGCAAGATCATAATCTACAAAGATCCGGAGTACGACGACAGCAAATTCATCGACCTGGTGCTTAGGTATGCAGAAACACCACAGTACATGCGTAAGCAGTTGTTTCCGTTGAGCGAGGAGCTAAGATATGTGGGTGTCATCCCACCACTGCGAACTCCACACCATCCATTGCTAACTCCTAAGACAGGAGAATTTCGAGAAGGAATCGTAACCAAAGTTGGACCTGGCGAAAACGCTTGGGTTGATATCGGGATAAAAAGCCCAGTCCCTTTAAGCACAGATAAAATCTTGCAGAAGGGGGAGCGTGTAACCGTCAAAATATTTTCGCGAAGGCCATTGCAGGTTAAATTAGCAGATAAGGATCAAATCCCACTATATTGGGGGTATCAAACCCACATCTCAGGGACATTAGGTGAAACGCTGAAAGCACAGTCCAAGGTTATTGCGACGTCCAAATGTGGCGAAGTCGTGGACGTAAAAATGCTGTCCAAGCTGAGAGAGGCGATGAAAGGGGAAATCTCGATTGCGTTTGGCTCCCCAAATAGAGGACTTGATACCATCCTGGAGGAAGAGGGCTTACTCCTATCTGATCTCGCTGACCACATAATAAACACGATCCCAAATCAAGGGACCGATACTGTCAGAACAGAAGAGGCAATATTAGCAACTCTTGCAATATTAAATATTATCAGGAGGTAA
- a CDS encoding 50S ribosomal protein L3: MSKRHRPRRGSLAFSPRKRARSAVARFRSWSKVDGEPKIQGFAGYKAGMTHVLMVDDRANSSTEGMEISIPVTILETPSMKIAAIRAYNHTPYGTKSITEVWANELDPDFSRSSPTPKNYDTVTALKKMEELIPQGIVDDIFVLTYTLPAKITSIPKKKPDVMETRIGGGDISARFEYAKKILGKEINISDVFKDGELVDVAAITKGKGTQGPVKRWGVQVQKRKHSRTGKKRHIGTLGPWHPARIRWQVPQLGQTGYHQRTEFNKQILRIGSDSEDVNPKGGFLNYGIVGNRFVMLKGTIPGPAKRLIRMRPAIRPPAVPRGAPEISYVSRESKQG, from the coding sequence ATGTCAAAAAGACACCGTCCGAGAAGAGGGTCTTTAGCGTTCAGCCCAAGAAAGCGGGCAAGGTCAGCTGTGGCTAGATTTAGATCTTGGTCAAAAGTAGACGGAGAGCCAAAAATACAAGGTTTTGCTGGCTATAAGGCAGGAATGACCCATGTGCTAATGGTAGATGATAGAGCGAATAGCTCGACAGAGGGCATGGAGATATCAATCCCAGTCACAATCCTTGAAACGCCTTCCATGAAGATAGCAGCGATCAGGGCTTACAATCACACGCCTTATGGCACGAAGTCCATAACAGAGGTATGGGCAAATGAACTTGACCCTGATTTCAGCAGGTCTTCACCAACACCAAAAAATTATGACACCGTTACGGCGTTGAAGAAGATGGAGGAGTTAATCCCCCAAGGCATCGTAGATGACATTTTTGTACTGACTTACACGCTTCCTGCCAAGATAACCAGCATACCAAAGAAAAAGCCAGATGTAATGGAAACCAGAATCGGTGGAGGAGATATTTCCGCTAGGTTTGAGTATGCGAAGAAAATTCTCGGGAAGGAAATAAATATATCAGATGTCTTCAAGGACGGTGAGTTGGTCGACGTTGCTGCTATCACAAAAGGAAAGGGGACACAAGGTCCTGTAAAAAGATGGGGAGTTCAAGTTCAAAAACGCAAGCATTCTAGGACTGGTAAAAAAAGACATATTGGTACTCTTGGACCATGGCACCCAGCTAGAATAAGATGGCAGGTGCCTCAGTTAGGGCAGACGGGTTATCATCAGCGCACCGAGTTCAATAAACAAATTCTGAGAATAGGTTCTGATTCGGAAGATGTAAATCCTAAAGGTGGGTTTTTAAACTACGGCATAGTGGGTAACCGATTCGTAATGCTCAAAGGAACTATTCCAGGGCCAGCAAAGCGTTTAATTCGCATGCGTCCTGCAATCAGACCGCCTGCGGTGCCTAGGGGCGCTCCAGAAATCAGTTATGTGAGCAGGGAATCTAAGCAGGGATGA
- the rpl4p gene encoding 50S ribosomal protein L4 — protein sequence MKAQVIDITGNVKGKIELPKIFDEAYRPDLIKRAVIAAQANRLQPYGPDIYAGMRTSAEGWGVGRGVARAPRIKDGNRVAIVPFAVGGRRAHPPKVQKNLSEKINKKERRKAIRSAIAATANPHVVKSRGHKFDSELPIVIEDSLEGLTKASEMKEFLQTINLWEDVLRAKNKKIRAGKGKMRGRKYKRKKSILIVISEDKGIVRAARNLPGMDAVPVNALNAELLAPGAHAGRLTIWTESSLSKLEEVFR from the coding sequence ATGAAAGCACAAGTCATAGACATAACAGGAAATGTCAAAGGCAAGATAGAACTGCCAAAAATCTTTGATGAGGCGTATAGGCCCGATCTCATCAAAAGGGCGGTCATTGCAGCACAGGCCAACCGGTTGCAGCCTTATGGCCCTGACATATATGCCGGCATGAGGACATCGGCTGAGGGATGGGGCGTTGGCAGAGGCGTCGCCAGGGCACCAAGAATCAAGGATGGCAATAGAGTTGCCATAGTTCCTTTCGCTGTGGGCGGAAGAAGAGCTCACCCCCCTAAGGTTCAGAAGAATCTTTCTGAAAAGATAAACAAAAAAGAGCGAAGAAAAGCCATCAGGTCTGCGATAGCTGCTACTGCTAACCCCCATGTAGTCAAGAGTAGGGGGCACAAGTTTGATTCTGAACTGCCGATAGTCATCGAGGATTCTCTGGAGGGGTTGACCAAAGCGTCTGAGATGAAAGAATTTTTACAAACCATTAATCTGTGGGAGGATGTTCTTAGGGCAAAAAATAAAAAGATTAGAGCGGGCAAAGGCAAGATGAGGGGCAGAAAGTATAAACGAAAGAAGAGCATCCTAATTGTAATTTCGGAGGACAAGGGCATAGTTCGAGCAGCGCGCAATCTACCTGGCATGGATGCTGTCCCTGTAAATGCATTAAACGCGGAATTACTTGCGCCTGGTGCGCATGCAGGTCGCCTGACGATCTGGACTGAGTCCTCCCTATCAAAGCTAGAAGAGGTGTTTAGATGA